Proteins encoded within one genomic window of Gemmatimonadaceae bacterium:
- a CDS encoding tetratricopeptide repeat protein — MMRSLRIACALLPGAVLAPLAACGQEGAGSPALASASALYRTGKYADAIEAAQQRLAADSGDAVAAVTLLRALVDVGRVDEAVQVGARLSARAALAPRVGLPGGYALKARGRLAEAERAFQSAFQGPDSLLARYEVALLAFERGEHAAAEQQFDRFIDIYNAHRATLTGSDLRAVAMACRMLGRNDPQLFKDALRAFDEANARDTLELEGLVQLGEMFLDKFNGQDAQQAIDAVLAVNPNHPRALLAKAELMAFDGRGNGAELVARSLAVNGQSPEARARAAMQLIDVERYADASDEARKGLVVDSTAPAPLIVLAAARYLAGDRAGHQAALERAHGRLVGSADAEVVLADVAARNRLYREATIFARAGVDRDPKSARALALLGINQMRLGQVSEGGATLQRAFALDPYDVWVKNTLDLIDTFKDYTEVKTPRFVLAVETRDAPILELFVGPLAEMAYDSLSARYGYRPATPVRVELFRSHADFSVRTVGLAGLGALGVSFGSVVAMDSPAARKVGEFNWGSTLWHELAHTVTLGATDNRIPRWLSEGLSVHEERRARAGWGSDVSPSLIAAYKGGLLQPVSRLNDGFMRPRFAMEVPLSYSLASYVCEMIEQTHGIAGIRRLLEGYKQGRTSAEAFSAVVGTNAEEFDRRFDTWFRQRFAAEFRAVEGKSAPGGQARRAIDEEGVPWEGPLAETMRSAARAAADDKMDEAITYLTTAKRLFPGWADEGSAYHMLASIQLKRGDTAQAIAELSAISDRNESAFAENLQLARLRRATGDARGALAALERSVFITPFDVSVHDSLAVLAGATQQHQVAIRSRRAIVALQPSDRAGALYQLAVAYAAAGDVASARREVLRALDLAPNYEKAQELLLTLRKPEAP; from the coding sequence ATGATGCGCTCGCTGCGGATCGCTTGTGCCTTGCTGCCCGGCGCTGTGCTCGCGCCTCTGGCCGCGTGCGGCCAGGAAGGTGCGGGGTCGCCTGCGCTCGCATCAGCGTCGGCGCTCTACCGCACGGGCAAATATGCCGACGCGATCGAGGCCGCTCAGCAGCGCCTCGCCGCCGACAGCGGAGATGCGGTCGCTGCGGTCACCCTGCTCCGTGCGCTGGTCGACGTCGGTCGCGTGGACGAGGCGGTGCAGGTGGGCGCTCGCTTGAGCGCACGCGCCGCACTGGCGCCTCGCGTGGGCCTGCCAGGTGGCTACGCGCTCAAGGCACGTGGACGGCTGGCGGAGGCCGAGCGCGCGTTTCAGTCCGCCTTCCAGGGGCCCGACTCCCTGCTCGCGCGCTATGAGGTCGCGCTGCTCGCATTCGAGCGCGGCGAACATGCCGCGGCCGAGCAGCAGTTCGACCGCTTCATTGACATCTATAACGCGCACCGGGCCACGCTCACCGGTTCGGACCTGCGAGCCGTGGCGATGGCGTGTCGCATGCTTGGGCGCAACGACCCGCAACTTTTCAAGGACGCGCTGCGCGCGTTTGACGAGGCCAACGCGCGCGACACGCTGGAACTCGAAGGGCTCGTCCAGCTCGGCGAGATGTTCCTCGACAAGTTCAATGGCCAGGACGCGCAGCAGGCGATCGACGCCGTCCTGGCCGTGAACCCGAACCACCCTCGCGCCCTCCTGGCCAAGGCCGAGCTCATGGCGTTTGACGGCCGCGGCAACGGGGCGGAGCTGGTGGCGCGGAGTCTCGCGGTGAATGGGCAATCGCCCGAAGCACGTGCGCGCGCCGCGATGCAGCTGATCGATGTGGAGCGCTACGCTGATGCGAGCGACGAGGCGCGCAAGGGACTCGTCGTCGACTCCACGGCCCCCGCGCCCCTCATCGTCCTCGCCGCCGCACGCTATCTCGCGGGCGACCGCGCCGGCCACCAGGCCGCCCTCGAGCGCGCGCACGGTCGGCTCGTCGGCTCGGCCGACGCCGAGGTGGTACTGGCGGACGTTGCGGCACGCAATCGGTTGTATCGCGAGGCGACGATCTTTGCCCGGGCCGGCGTCGATCGGGATCCGAAGTCGGCGCGCGCACTGGCCCTGCTCGGCATCAACCAGATGCGGCTCGGCCAGGTGAGCGAAGGCGGCGCCACGCTCCAGCGCGCGTTTGCGCTGGATCCGTACGACGTGTGGGTAAAGAACACGCTCGACCTCATCGACACGTTCAAGGACTACACGGAGGTCAAGACGCCGCGGTTCGTCCTCGCGGTCGAGACCCGGGATGCCCCGATTCTCGAACTCTTCGTCGGGCCCTTGGCCGAGATGGCGTACGACTCGCTGTCGGCGCGCTATGGCTACCGGCCGGCGACGCCCGTACGCGTCGAGCTCTTTCGGAGTCACGCGGACTTCTCGGTGCGTACCGTTGGCCTCGCCGGGCTCGGCGCACTGGGTGTGAGCTTCGGCAGCGTCGTCGCGATGGACTCACCCGCCGCGCGCAAGGTGGGAGAGTTCAACTGGGGATCCACGCTGTGGCACGAACTGGCGCACACGGTGACGCTCGGGGCCACGGACAACCGGATCCCGCGCTGGCTGTCCGAGGGGCTCTCTGTTCACGAGGAGCGGCGGGCGCGCGCGGGGTGGGGCAGTGACGTGTCGCCATCACTGATCGCGGCGTACAAGGGAGGCCTGCTGCAGCCGGTCTCGCGGCTGAACGACGGCTTCATGCGCCCGCGCTTCGCGATGGAGGTGCCGCTTTCGTACTCGCTGGCGTCTTACGTGTGCGAGATGATCGAACAGACGCACGGGATCGCGGGCATTCGTCGGTTGCTCGAGGGGTACAAGCAGGGTCGCACCAGCGCCGAGGCCTTCAGCGCGGTGGTGGGCACGAACGCGGAAGAGTTCGACCGACGATTCGATACCTGGTTCCGGCAGCGCTTTGCGGCGGAGTTCCGCGCGGTGGAGGGCAAGTCGGCCCCGGGTGGACAAGCCCGCCGCGCCATCGACGAAGAGGGTGTGCCGTGGGAGGGGCCGCTCGCGGAGACCATGCGGAGCGCCGCGCGCGCGGCGGCTGACGACAAAATGGACGAGGCGATCACCTACCTCACGACAGCCAAGCGTCTCTTTCCCGGGTGGGCCGACGAGGGAAGCGCATACCACATGTTGGCTTCGATCCAGCTCAAGCGGGGCGATACGGCTCAGGCGATCGCCGAACTGTCGGCGATCAGTGATCGCAACGAGTCGGCCTTTGCCGAGAACCTGCAGCTCGCGCGACTCCGTCGGGCGACGGGTGACGCGCGTGGGGCCCTGGCCGCCCTCGAGCGGAGCGTGTTCATCACGCCGTTCGACGTGTCGGTGCACGACTCGCTCGCCGTGCTGGCGGGGGCCACGCAGCAGCACCAGGTCGCGATCCGGTCGCGACGCGCCATCGTAGCCCTGCAGCCCTCGGATCGTGCGGGCGCGCTCTACCAGCTGGCGGTGGCGTACGCGGCCGCCGGTGATGTGGCGTCGGCACGGCGCGAGGTCCTGCGCGCGCTCGATCTTGCGCCAAACTACGAAAAGGCCCAGGAACTGCTGCTCACTCTCCGCAAGCCGGAGGCACCATGA
- a CDS encoding prepilin-type N-terminal cleavage/methylation domain-containing protein, with protein MKPRRGFSFVELLTVIIVLGLLVRIALPRYNHIRKKAQARSALADVRVVRDAVLNFRQDRGAWPTETGVGQVPTGLAQYLPQNFDFARAGYVLDYEMWPGGAPGSTDPGNNVVGLAVDTTDPVLAVEILKMGTGGLPHFASGTKTTFVYEGLGGIS; from the coding sequence GTGAAGCCTCGCCGCGGTTTCTCGTTCGTCGAGCTGCTCACCGTCATCATCGTCCTTGGCCTGTTGGTCCGGATCGCGTTGCCGAGGTACAACCACATCCGGAAGAAGGCGCAGGCACGTTCCGCATTGGCTGACGTGCGGGTCGTGCGCGACGCCGTGCTCAACTTCCGACAGGATCGCGGTGCCTGGCCGACGGAGACCGGTGTCGGTCAGGTGCCTACGGGCCTCGCGCAGTACCTGCCGCAGAACTTCGACTTCGCGCGCGCCGGCTACGTGCTCGACTACGAGATGTGGCCGGGCGGAGCTCCGGGCTCGACGGACCCGGGGAACAACGTCGTCGGTCTGGCCGTGGACACGACGGACCCCGTGCTCGCCGTGGAGATCCTCAAGATGGGCACCGGCGGACTGCCGCATTTCGCGTCAGGGACCAAGACGACGTTCGTGTACGAGGGCCTTGGCGGCATCTCGTGA
- a CDS encoding AAA family ATPase yields MDFPGFIEELELLVRSRYALVVIDTWEIDRAAEAVRHVAARLSLHHHEWSRSRGVSRGTGVGAPMIDETAAPIDALRHIEREGSGLFHLPLLGAFLDAPEVVAWVHEVLERFRMRRGALVISGRDVRLPESLRQHAIVVRLPAPSAEEYRDLLERVIREHTARMPVRVELEHESRARLLHNLFGLSLIEAEKILTRLLMADGVLSEADIARIAIAKRQAVEQDGLLEYWTTGEGLSQVAGLDGLKRWLGKRRASVSNPDRAAAFGLPFPKGILLTGVPGCGKSLSAKAVAHEWQLPLLRLDPGALFNKYVGDTEKNFRRALATAERMAPIVLWIDELEKAFASSGDQDGGVSQRVLGGFLSWLQERRGDVFVVATSNDVTRLPPEFIRKGRFDEVFFVDLPNVDARRALFELHLRRRRQDPGAFDLAALARSSSGFSGAEVEQVIVSALFEAFARGAPLSSDLLRAELGTTRPLSETMAERLAALREWASERTVNADGPVSRARSVA; encoded by the coding sequence ATGGACTTTCCTGGCTTCATAGAAGAGCTCGAACTGTTGGTACGATCCAGGTACGCCCTGGTGGTCATCGACACCTGGGAGATCGATCGCGCCGCCGAGGCAGTGCGCCACGTCGCCGCTCGACTCTCCCTGCACCATCACGAATGGTCGCGGAGCCGTGGAGTCTCCCGCGGCACCGGCGTGGGGGCGCCCATGATTGACGAAACGGCCGCCCCCATAGACGCGCTCCGCCACATCGAGCGAGAGGGGTCCGGCCTGTTTCATCTCCCGCTCCTTGGTGCCTTTCTCGATGCGCCCGAGGTGGTGGCGTGGGTTCACGAGGTCCTGGAGCGGTTCCGCATGCGGCGAGGGGCTTTGGTGATTTCCGGCCGGGACGTGCGACTCCCGGAGTCGCTGCGCCAACATGCCATTGTGGTTCGCCTGCCGGCTCCCAGCGCGGAGGAGTACCGCGATCTCCTCGAACGCGTGATTCGCGAGCACACCGCGCGCATGCCGGTGCGCGTTGAGCTCGAGCACGAGTCACGTGCCCGTCTGCTCCACAACCTGTTCGGATTGTCTCTCATCGAGGCCGAGAAGATCCTTACGCGCCTCCTTATGGCTGACGGCGTCTTGAGCGAGGCGGATATCGCGCGCATCGCCATCGCCAAGCGTCAGGCCGTCGAGCAGGACGGGTTGCTCGAGTACTGGACGACGGGCGAGGGGTTGTCACAGGTTGCTGGCCTGGACGGGCTCAAGCGCTGGCTGGGCAAGCGAAGGGCAAGTGTGTCCAACCCCGATCGCGCCGCCGCCTTTGGCCTGCCGTTTCCCAAGGGCATCTTGCTCACGGGGGTTCCCGGATGCGGCAAGAGCCTGTCGGCCAAGGCCGTGGCGCATGAGTGGCAGCTACCCCTGCTGCGGCTGGACCCGGGCGCGCTGTTCAACAAGTACGTGGGCGATACGGAGAAGAACTTCCGGCGGGCGCTCGCCACGGCGGAGCGCATGGCGCCCATCGTGCTCTGGATTGACGAGCTGGAAAAGGCGTTCGCCTCCTCAGGGGACCAGGATGGTGGCGTGTCGCAGCGTGTCCTCGGCGGTTTCCTGTCGTGGCTCCAGGAGCGACGGGGGGACGTGTTCGTGGTCGCCACGAGCAATGACGTGACCAGGCTCCCGCCGGAGTTCATCCGAAAGGGTCGGTTCGACGAGGTATTCTTCGTGGATCTGCCTAACGTGGACGCGCGGAGGGCGCTGTTCGAGCTGCACCTCCGGCGGCGGCGGCAGGACCCAGGCGCGTTCGACCTGGCAGCGCTGGCCAGGTCGTCCAGCGGATTCAGCGGCGCCGAAGTCGAGCAGGTCATCGTCTCCGCGCTGTTCGAGGCGTTTGCGCGAGGCGCACCGTTGTCGAGCGACCTCCTCCGTGCGGAATTGGGGACCACGCGACCGCTGTCCGAGACCATGGCGGAGCGCCTCGCCGCGCTGCGCGAATGGGCGAGTGAGCGCACGGTGAACGCCGATGGTCCCGTGTCACGGGCACGGAGTGTGGCCTGA
- a CDS encoding S8 family peptidase, protein MKTTVLALGAMVALGACADAVAPAGPARLAPLLQPVGDLTTTIVPGEYIAVMDDRTPDVAGASTEATQEGAAIMAKWSDALHGFAFRGGPDALRRVRANRHVRFVEPNLVVRTNATALSWGLDRIDQPAFPLNSSFNAPNSGAGVHIYIIDTGIFLTHTEFTGRLGNGFDAITPGGNANDCHGHGTHVAGTAGGTSYGVARQATLHPVRVIDCTGNGTDAQVISGINWVASHRVAPAVANISLGGSYSAAINQATNALISAGVTTAVAAGNSAVNACSESPASTPAALTVAALNLKGNHAVFSNSGACVDLYAPGVDIRSAWNWSATATTLATGTSMASPHVAGAAALYLSANPGASPATVASALLALTVSGQVGKLPVGTPNRLLQVQAIKGGGSPPPPPPPPPPTNAAPVANFTISCVKTTRTSKCVLDAAASTDDGGTANLTFAWSNTVGRPAKTGSIAVYFISSGEYPDTFDVTLTATDKGGLSHAVIKRIAIP, encoded by the coding sequence TTGAAGACGACAGTCCTGGCGCTTGGCGCCATGGTCGCCCTCGGTGCGTGCGCCGACGCGGTGGCCCCTGCTGGTCCCGCTCGACTCGCACCCCTGCTCCAGCCAGTGGGTGACCTCACCACCACCATCGTCCCCGGCGAATACATCGCTGTCATGGACGACCGCACCCCCGACGTGGCCGGCGCCTCGACCGAAGCCACGCAGGAAGGCGCCGCCATCATGGCCAAGTGGAGCGACGCCCTGCACGGGTTTGCGTTCCGCGGCGGCCCCGATGCCTTGCGGCGCGTTCGCGCCAACCGCCACGTCCGGTTCGTCGAGCCCAATCTCGTCGTTCGCACCAACGCAACAGCCCTGTCGTGGGGCCTCGATCGCATCGATCAGCCGGCGTTCCCGCTGAACAGTTCCTTCAACGCGCCAAACTCCGGCGCCGGCGTCCACATCTACATCATCGATACCGGCATCTTCCTGACACATACCGAGTTCACCGGTCGGCTGGGCAATGGGTTCGACGCCATCACCCCGGGTGGCAACGCCAACGACTGCCACGGCCACGGTACGCACGTCGCCGGCACCGCGGGCGGTACGAGCTACGGCGTCGCTCGTCAGGCAACGCTGCATCCCGTGCGCGTCATCGACTGCACGGGGAACGGCACCGACGCCCAGGTCATCTCCGGCATCAACTGGGTGGCCAGCCATCGGGTCGCACCCGCCGTCGCCAACATCAGCCTCGGTGGCTCGTACAGCGCGGCCATCAACCAGGCCACCAACGCGCTGATCAGCGCCGGTGTCACCACCGCTGTCGCCGCGGGGAACAGCGCGGTCAACGCGTGCTCCGAGTCGCCGGCGAGCACGCCCGCGGCGCTCACGGTGGCTGCCTTGAACCTCAAGGGCAACCACGCCGTCTTTTCCAACTCCGGTGCGTGCGTCGACCTCTACGCGCCCGGTGTCGACATCCGCTCGGCCTGGAATTGGAGCGCGACCGCGACGACGCTGGCCACGGGCACCTCGATGGCGAGTCCACACGTGGCGGGCGCGGCCGCGCTCTACCTGAGCGCCAACCCAGGCGCGTCCCCGGCCACGGTCGCGAGCGCTCTGCTCGCGCTTACGGTCTCCGGTCAGGTGGGCAAGCTGCCGGTGGGAACGCCTAATCGGCTGCTGCAGGTGCAGGCGATCAAGGGCGGTGGGTCACCGCCGCCTCCTCCTCCGCCTCCGCCGCCCACGAACGCCGCGCCCGTTGCGAACTTCACGATCTCGTGCGTGAAGACCACGCGCACCAGCAAGTGCGTGCTCGACGCAGCGGCATCGACAGATGACGGCGGGACGGCGAACCTCACCTTCGCGTGGTCGAACACGGTCGGCCGACCGGCCAAGACCGGCTCGATCGCCGTGTATTTCATCTCGTCGGGCGAGTACCCGGACACCTTCGACGTTACGCTGACGGCCACTGACAAGGGCGGCCTCTCGCACGCCGTGATCAAACGGATCGCCATTCCCTGA
- a CDS encoding Ig-like domain-containing protein, producing MIASALTRWLRRRAIPLAWLGVVACSGDGPTPPPSVARIELSTTMLALRVGGSQPVQARALDARGNVLPGVAVAWQSSDATVAGVSASGVVTAVGAGQAVISASAGTTTAIIAVDVALVPVSRIVFSGSVAELLLGRQSTFRITALDSLGAEAAGWTRTWSTDDPSIATVDATGRVTALRAGSTTIRVRVDTLTASQTLRVAGALDLAVTGLSFVQVVQNDSNTVPIIRNGGLPVAVNVYLTADAAIAPDAWVRVRCGEGAAVRWEDSARVDAALPSIATGDAPAAQLVMPNARLTPTFQCHAEVDAEQLVPDTLRANNRFPRTGASPVITLDVPPLEVTFVPVVLAGDGGTIGNVTAANLDQYLITARQLLPLGRINARVGQPFTTNTVFANGGDAAWRSMLRELEGKRVVDGFRGHYYGVVRPGAGVTNVTFGGFGFISGWTALSIQVGWFNREPQARETVAHELGHNFGRPHAPCGNPAGPDPLFPYVDAQIGAHGWDVYSGALAGGRVRAIGGDARDLMSYCRPIWISDYTYRRMIAGRQALAGALAVPAGPALLVRGELGRNEALIDPLFRLESVPTPQPRPPAAESIVIEVIDARGVVVGTQRAALLQPDHGGPPSFVAVVPVNAGNEALRVRVAARGLTAERRIDAGGAPVVRMERDQRGTHVRWDAREASHVLVRDGSTGELLAFGQGGRLDLPAAPRRLQLAFSNGGSTSVVR from the coding sequence GTGATCGCTTCCGCACTCACCCGCTGGCTACGGCGCCGCGCCATTCCGCTGGCATGGCTCGGCGTGGTCGCGTGCTCGGGCGACGGTCCGACGCCGCCACCTTCCGTGGCGCGCATCGAACTGAGCACGACCATGCTCGCGCTACGGGTGGGTGGGTCACAGCCCGTGCAAGCGCGCGCCCTTGACGCGCGAGGCAATGTGCTGCCTGGGGTCGCCGTTGCCTGGCAATCGTCCGACGCCACGGTGGCCGGCGTCAGCGCGAGTGGCGTGGTGACGGCGGTCGGCGCTGGTCAGGCGGTGATCAGCGCAAGCGCCGGCACCACCACCGCGATCATTGCAGTCGATGTCGCGCTCGTTCCGGTCTCCCGCATCGTGTTCTCGGGAAGCGTGGCCGAGCTGCTTCTGGGCCGCCAGTCGACGTTCAGGATCACCGCGCTGGACTCGCTCGGCGCCGAGGCCGCGGGCTGGACGCGCACGTGGAGCACGGACGATCCCTCGATTGCAACGGTTGACGCCACCGGCCGCGTGACGGCGCTGCGCGCGGGGTCGACCACCATACGCGTGCGCGTGGACACGCTCACCGCATCCCAGACGTTGCGGGTTGCGGGTGCTCTGGACCTCGCCGTGACCGGACTCTCGTTCGTGCAGGTCGTGCAGAACGATTCGAACACGGTACCCATCATTCGCAACGGCGGCCTGCCCGTGGCCGTGAACGTCTACCTCACGGCGGACGCCGCGATTGCGCCAGACGCGTGGGTGCGGGTGCGGTGCGGTGAGGGGGCAGCGGTGCGCTGGGAAGACAGTGCGCGCGTCGACGCGGCGCTGCCGTCGATCGCGACCGGCGACGCGCCCGCCGCGCAGCTGGTGATGCCCAACGCGCGGCTGACTCCGACCTTCCAGTGTCATGCCGAGGTCGACGCGGAGCAGTTGGTCCCTGATACGCTGCGGGCCAACAATCGCTTTCCGCGCACGGGGGCGAGTCCGGTCATCACGCTCGACGTGCCGCCGCTGGAGGTCACCTTCGTGCCCGTCGTGCTCGCCGGCGACGGCGGAACGATCGGCAACGTGACCGCGGCGAACCTCGATCAGTACCTCATCACCGCGAGGCAACTGCTCCCGCTGGGCCGCATCAACGCGCGCGTCGGGCAACCCTTCACCACCAACACGGTGTTCGCGAACGGCGGTGATGCCGCGTGGCGCTCGATGCTGCGTGAGCTGGAAGGGAAGCGCGTCGTTGATGGTTTTCGCGGTCACTACTACGGCGTGGTGCGACCCGGCGCCGGCGTCACCAACGTGACGTTTGGTGGATTCGGCTTCATCTCGGGTTGGACGGCGCTCAGCATCCAGGTCGGGTGGTTCAATCGAGAACCTCAGGCGCGGGAGACTGTCGCCCACGAGCTGGGGCACAACTTCGGCCGACCGCATGCACCCTGCGGAAACCCTGCGGGTCCCGATCCCTTGTTCCCGTACGTGGACGCCCAGATCGGTGCACACGGCTGGGACGTGTATTCGGGCGCGCTTGCGGGGGGCAGGGTGCGAGCGATCGGGGGTGATGCCCGCGATCTGATGAGCTATTGCCGCCCGATCTGGATCAGCGACTACACGTACCGCCGCATGATTGCCGGGCGTCAGGCCCTCGCCGGTGCGCTCGCCGTGCCCGCCGGTCCGGCGCTGCTGGTACGCGGTGAACTTGGCCGCAACGAAGCGCTGATCGACCCGCTCTTCCGCCTGGAATCGGTGCCGACACCCCAGCCGAGGCCGCCAGCCGCGGAGAGTATCGTCATCGAAGTGATCGATGCGCGCGGCGTGGTCGTGGGCACACAGCGCGCGGCGCTCCTGCAGCCAGACCACGGTGGGCCCCCGTCGTTTGTCGCCGTCGTGCCGGTGAACGCTGGCAATGAAGCGCTTCGTGTGCGCGTGGCGGCGCGCGGCCTCACCGCGGAGCGACGAATCGACGCCGGCGGCGCGCCCGTGGTGCGCATGGAGCGCGACCAACGCGGCACGCATGTTCGCTGGGACGCGCGCGAGGCCTCGCACGTGCTGGTGCGCGACGGGAGTACTGGCGAACTGTTGGCCTTCGGTCAGGGCGGTCGCCTCGACCTGCCGGCAGCCCCGCGCCGCCTGCAGCTGGCGTTCAGCAATGGCGGCAGCACCAGCGTGGTTCGTTGA
- a CDS encoding S8 family peptidase codes for MVKKIAQLATLGLVAAACSDGAAPVGPSRLAPYIEPSGDLTAQLVPGEYIVVLNDNVADVAGAAAASGANVIARWEKALKGYAFRGNAEQVRLVRADPRVKSVEPNGRATIVATQSPTPSWGLDRIDQANLPLNNSYTYPNTASNVHAYTIDTGIMGSHNDFGGRVSTTSRFDAITPGGTANDCHGHGTHVSGTIGGTAYGVAKGVTLHAVRVLDCSGSGTWQQVISGINWVAANRVLPAVANMSLGGSLNTAVNQATAGLVAAGVFTAVASGNSSANACNYSPASEPTATTVNSSTNTDARSSFSNFGTCTDIFAPGSNITSAWIGGNNATNTISGTSMATPHVAGAGALYLSANPSATPAQVDAALKGGATLNKITNPGTGSPNRLLNISFIGGNPPPNNKPPVADFTITCVTTNPHKCTLNAAPSTDDGGFGNLTFTWTNTVGRPAKTGTKVSYLTSVHYANSFDVTLTAKDSGNLTHSVTKTVTIP; via the coding sequence GTGGTGAAAAAGATCGCACAGCTTGCAACGCTGGGCCTGGTGGCCGCTGCCTGTTCGGACGGCGCGGCGCCGGTAGGACCGAGTCGGCTGGCCCCGTACATCGAGCCCTCGGGTGACCTCACGGCCCAGCTGGTACCCGGTGAGTACATCGTGGTGCTGAACGACAACGTCGCGGATGTGGCAGGTGCGGCCGCGGCCTCCGGAGCCAACGTGATCGCCCGATGGGAGAAGGCCCTCAAGGGTTACGCGTTCCGCGGGAACGCCGAGCAGGTGCGCCTCGTGCGCGCCGACCCGCGCGTGAAGTCGGTGGAGCCCAACGGTCGGGCGACGATCGTCGCCACGCAGTCGCCCACGCCTTCATGGGGCCTGGACCGCATCGACCAGGCGAACCTTCCGCTCAACAACAGCTACACGTACCCCAACACCGCGTCGAACGTGCACGCGTACACGATCGACACCGGCATCATGGGCTCGCACAACGACTTCGGCGGCCGAGTGAGCACCACCAGCCGGTTCGACGCCATTACGCCGGGCGGCACCGCGAATGACTGCCACGGGCACGGCACGCACGTCTCCGGCACCATCGGCGGCACGGCCTACGGCGTCGCCAAGGGCGTCACGCTGCACGCCGTACGCGTGCTCGACTGCTCGGGCTCCGGCACGTGGCAGCAGGTCATCAGCGGCATCAACTGGGTGGCCGCCAACCGTGTTCTCCCGGCCGTCGCCAACATGTCCCTCGGCGGCAGCCTCAATACAGCGGTGAACCAGGCCACGGCCGGCCTCGTGGCCGCGGGCGTCTTTACGGCGGTCGCGTCCGGCAACAGCTCGGCCAATGCCTGCAACTACTCCCCGGCCAGCGAGCCGACCGCGACGACGGTGAACTCCAGCACCAACACCGACGCCCGCTCCAGCTTCTCCAACTTCGGCACCTGCACCGACATCTTCGCGCCGGGCAGCAACATCACCTCGGCATGGATCGGCGGCAACAACGCGACCAATACGATCTCCGGTACTTCGATGGCCACGCCGCACGTGGCCGGCGCCGGCGCGCTCTACCTGAGCGCAAACCCGAGCGCTACGCCGGCTCAGGTCGACGCCGCTCTCAAGGGCGGCGCCACGCTCAACAAGATCACGAACCCGGGCACTGGCAGCCCCAACCGCCTGCTCAACATCAGCTTCATCGGCGGCAATCCGCCCCCCAACAACAAGCCGCCGGTCGCCGACTTCACCATCACCTGCGTGACGACCAATCCGCACAAGTGCACGCTGAACGCGGCGCCCTCGACGGATGACGGTGGCTTCGGCAACCTTACGTTCACGTGGACCAATACGGTCGGCCGCCCCGCCAAGACCGGCACCAAGGTCAGCTACCTCACTTCCGTGCACTACGCGAATTCCTTCGACGTCACACTGACGGCGAAGGATTCGGGGAACCTGACGCACTCCGTGACCAAGACGGTGACCATCCCGTAG
- the idi gene encoding isopentenyl-diphosphate Delta-isomerase: protein MSDPTEALEVILVDADDRPIGVCEKLDAHRRGLLHRAVSVFAFAPDGRLLVQQRARAKYHSGGQWSNTACTHPRIGESLEGAARRGAREELGIELHALQHAWSFTYRATVGDGLVEHELDHVFIAEVRDAARPALGEVEAVDFVSLEAVIEAAVQHPESWTPWFRLLIRDVAAWRAIASRAAPGA, encoded by the coding sequence ATGTCTGACCCAACGGAAGCGCTCGAGGTCATCCTCGTGGACGCGGACGATCGCCCGATCGGGGTGTGCGAAAAGCTCGACGCGCACCGACGTGGATTGCTTCATCGCGCCGTCTCGGTGTTTGCCTTCGCACCGGACGGTCGCCTGCTCGTGCAGCAGCGCGCTCGCGCGAAGTATCACTCGGGTGGCCAGTGGTCCAATACGGCGTGCACGCACCCGCGCATCGGAGAGTCGCTCGAAGGCGCCGCGCGTCGTGGCGCGCGCGAGGAACTCGGAATCGAGCTGCACGCGCTGCAGCATGCGTGGTCGTTCACCTATCGCGCGACGGTTGGCGATGGCCTGGTCGAACACGAGCTCGACCATGTATTCATCGCCGAAGTTCGGGACGCAGCGCGTCCGGCGCTCGGCGAGGTCGAGGCCGTGGACTTCGTCTCGCTGGAGGCCGTGATCGAGGCGGCCGTGCAGCACCCGGAATCCTGGACGCCCTGGTTTCGGCTGCTGATCCGCGACGTCGCGGCGTGGCGTGCGATCGCATCTCGTGCGGCACCGGGGGCGTAA
- a CDS encoding septum formation initiator family protein — translation MTRLLGIGALVAAIYFAVQGGEFSTVDLWRQRARETLLRRAIDSLRHDIDSLTTLRRQLQSDPVVQERVAREVYGMVRGDKELLYRFVDTTRSKP, via the coding sequence GTGACGCGACTCCTGGGCATCGGTGCGCTGGTCGCGGCGATTTACTTCGCCGTGCAGGGTGGGGAGTTCTCCACCGTGGACCTCTGGCGCCAGCGCGCGCGCGAGACGCTGCTGCGGCGCGCCATCGATTCCCTGCGGCATGACATCGATTCGCTCACCACATTGCGTCGGCAGTTGCAGAGCGATCCGGTCGTGCAGGAACGCGTTGCACGTGAGGTGTACGGTATGGTGCGTGGTGACAAGGAGTTGCTCTATCGGTTCGTCGATACCACGCGGTCCAAACCTTGA